A window of the Tenebrio molitor chromosome 1, icTenMoli1.1, whole genome shotgun sequence genome harbors these coding sequences:
- the LOC138133662 gene encoding odorant receptor 46a-like produces the protein MKKFNWTSTIRANVFMLKCVGLWPERGETYQRDFYTFYAVFNAILIIGGHNLSQLVNILFVYSDLEALAATIFVMITNILATMKMYLFVRNMRVIKRLLLVLDSIHFQPKSLEQEKLIQPSLKIWKKSYTIYSSIVAVNVVLWSIAPLMNEGQRLPFVAWYPFSTESSPNYQIIYVYQVVCIWYITIANINLDSLTYALMMYICAQCDILCDNLSLLGGTETDFSTTLRECIVHHKKIVCFAKEGNRVFNMIILGQFATSTLVLALTMFQLTLVDPLSEAAFTHLSYIIGISTQVLLYCWFGNEVEIKSSQIPYAIYKSDWFGRSVGVKTSLLILSVRCQQPVRITAINLFVLSLRTFVVILRSAWSYFAVLYKVNNQ, from the exons atgaaaaaattcaattggACCTCTACCATCAGGGCTAACGTCTTCATGCTGAAATGTGTGGGGTTGTGGCCAGAAAGGGGTGAAACCTACCAGCGCGACTTCTACACCTTCTATGCAGTTTTCAACGCGATTTTGATCATCGGGGGCCACAATCTTTCCCAACTGGTCAACATCCTCTTCGTCTATTCTGATCTGGAAGCTCTGGCAGCCACCATTTTCGTGATGATCACAAACATCCTGGCCACTATGAAAATGTATCTTTTTGTGCGAAACATGCGAGTCATCAAGAGGCTCTTGCTGGTTCTTGACAGTATCCACTTCCAGCCGAAGTCTTTGGAACAAGAGAAGCTGATCCAGCCGTCTTTGAAGATCTGGAAGAAGTCGTACACTATTTATAGCAGTATTGTGGCAGTAAATGTGGTGCTGTGGTCGATCGCTCCTTTGATGAACGAGGGTCAAAGATTGCCGTTTGTCGCTTGGTACCCGTTCAGTACCGAATCTTCACCGAATTATCAAATCATCTACGTCTATCAAGTTGTCTGCATTTGGTACATCACAATCGCAAATATAAATCTGGATTCGTTGACGTACGCTTTGATGATGTACATTTGTGCCCAGTGTGACATCTTGTGCGACAATCTGAGTCTTCTTGGTGGGACCGAGACAGATTTTAGTACCACTCTGAGAGAGTGTATCGTGCACCACAAGAAGATAGTCTG CTTTGCCAAAGAGGGCAACAGAGTTTTCAACATGATAATCTTGGGCCAGTTCGCTACAAGTACCTTGGTACTAGCCTTGACCATGTTTCAACTGACTTTG GTGGACCCTCTAAGTGAAGCAGCTTTCACTCACTTGTCTTACATCATTGGAATTTCAACACAAGTCCTTCTCTATTGCTGGTTCGGAAACGAAGTAGAAATCAAG agCAGTCAAATTCCTTACGCCATTTACAAATCCGATTGGTTCGGTAGATCTGTTGGTGTTAAAACGAGTTTGCTCATCTTGAGCGTCAGATGTCAACAGCCTGTCAGGATAACGGctataaatttgtttgttctgTCTTTGAGAACTTTCGTTGTT ATTCTCCGATCTGCTTGGTCCTATTTTGCGGTGTTGTACAAGGTTAATAACCAGTAA